One genomic region from Mycobacterium basiliense encodes:
- a CDS encoding TetR/AcrR family transcriptional regulator has translation MNGHATGEQQREPALRRRGDKHRQAILQAVRELLQERPFAELSVSAISNRAGLARSGFYFYFDSKYAVLAQILAEAAEELEELTQYFAPRQPGESPEEFARRMVGSAAVVYAHNDPVMMACNAARHSDIEIRNILEQQFEVVLGQIVGVVDAEMKAGTANPISDDLPTLIRTLAATTALMLTGDPLLVGRDSDLDRLVRVLEQMWLNALWGGPATV, from the coding sequence GTGAACGGCCATGCCACCGGTGAGCAGCAGCGCGAGCCCGCGTTGCGGCGACGCGGGGACAAACATCGACAAGCGATCCTGCAGGCGGTGCGTGAGCTCTTGCAGGAGCGGCCATTTGCCGAGCTGTCGGTCAGCGCCATCAGTAATCGGGCGGGGTTAGCCCGCTCCGGCTTCTACTTCTACTTCGATTCCAAATATGCCGTGCTCGCCCAGATCTTGGCGGAAGCCGCCGAGGAACTCGAAGAACTTACCCAATACTTCGCCCCCCGGCAGCCGGGGGAATCACCGGAAGAGTTCGCCCGGCGGATGGTCGGTAGCGCCGCCGTTGTCTATGCCCACAACGACCCCGTGATGATGGCCTGCAACGCCGCCCGCCATAGCGACATTGAGATCCGCAACATTCTCGAGCAGCAGTTCGAAGTGGTGCTAGGCCAGATTGTCGGGGTGGTTGATGCCGAGATGAAGGCCGGTACGGCGAACCCGATCAGTGACGACCTGCCGACGCTGATTCGCACGTTGGCGGCCACGACCGCACTGATGCTGACCGGCGACCCGCTGCTGGTAGGTCGCGACAGCGACTTGGACCGCCTGGTGCGGGTGCTCGAGCAGATGTGGCTCAACGCGCTGTGGGGGGGTCCGGCCACGGTCTAA